From Flavobacterium arcticum, the proteins below share one genomic window:
- a CDS encoding cytochrome C oxidase subunit IV family protein, producing MAHSHESNTKRIWVVFGLLSVITIVEVIFGIIKPDALYRTDLFGLNLLNWLFIILTVVKAYYIMWAFMHLEGEKGSLRWSIVAPLVFLIIYLVFILLLEGNYVFEVFHDSPYKWLF from the coding sequence ATGGCACATTCACACGAATCCAATACGAAAAGAATATGGGTGGTTTTCGGATTACTATCGGTAATAACCATAGTAGAGGTTATATTCGGTATTATTAAACCAGACGCACTATATAGAACAGACTTATTTGGTTTAAATTTACTAAACTGGTTATTTATAATCCTTACAGTAGTAAAGGCTTACTATATTATGTGGGCGTTTATGCACCTTGAAGGAGAAAAAGGAAGTTTAAGATGGTCTATTGTTGCGCCATTAGTATTCTTAATTATATACTTAGTGTTCATTTTGTTGCTGGAAGGTAATTATGTTTTTGAAGTGTTTCACG
- a CDS encoding cytochrome c oxidase subunit 3, protein MAATVTTTATTGKTWGGGNEPMGASYGKLMMWFFIVSDALTFSGFLASYGFSRFKFLETWPIADEVFTHFPFLHGVDAPMYYVALMTFILIFSSVTMVLAVDAGHQLKKTKVAVYMLLTIVGGLIFLGSQAWEWKNFIKGEYGAVETTGGAILQFVDNDGARVSLDDFAATLPTDRAQKTRSNGIWFEDGATLGEYSVDEVVEGFKANPNLLVRTEVINKDKQKTILSREESIKRLEDATIVVRGANLVRNEYGHKLFADFFFFITGFHGFHVLSGVIINILIFFNVLLGTYEKRKSYEMVEKVGLYWHFVDLVWVFVFTFFYLV, encoded by the coding sequence ATGGCAGCGACAGTTACTACAACAGCTACTACAGGTAAGACCTGGGGCGGAGGAAACGAGCCTATGGGAGCGAGTTATGGCAAATTGATGATGTGGTTTTTTATCGTATCGGATGCCCTGACTTTTTCTGGGTTTCTTGCATCTTACGGTTTTTCCCGATTTAAATTTCTTGAAACATGGCCTATAGCCGATGAGGTATTTACTCACTTTCCATTTTTACATGGTGTAGATGCACCAATGTATTATGTTGCATTGATGACATTTATCCTTATCTTTTCATCAGTTACAATGGTGCTTGCAGTTGATGCAGGTCATCAATTGAAGAAAACAAAGGTGGCTGTATATATGCTACTTACTATTGTAGGAGGGCTTATATTTCTTGGTTCTCAGGCTTGGGAATGGAAAAACTTTATTAAAGGAGAATATGGTGCTGTTGAGACAACAGGTGGTGCAATACTACAGTTTGTTGATAATGATGGTGCTAGAGTTAGTCTTGATGATTTTGCAGCGACACTTCCTACAGATAGAGCGCAAAAAACAAGAAGCAATGGTATATGGTTTGAAGATGGTGCTACGCTAGGAGAATACTCTGTAGATGAAGTAGTAGAAGGCTTTAAAGCAAACCCTAATCTTTTAGTAAGAACAGAGGTTATAAATAAAGATAAACAAAAAACAATATTATCGCGTGAAGAGTCTATAAAGAGACTTGAAGATGCGACAATAGTAGTAAGAGGTGCAAACCTTGTAAGAAATGAATATGGGCATAAATTATTTGCTGACTTCTTTTTCTTTATTACAGGTTTTCACGGTTTCCACGTATTGTCGGGTGTTATAATTAACATACTTATTTTCTTTAATGTACTTTTAGGTACATATGAGAAAAGAAAGAGTTATGAAATGGTCGAGAAAGTTGGATTATACTGGCACTTTGTAGATTTAGTGTGGGTATTTGTATTTACATTCTTCTACTTAGTTTAA
- a CDS encoding cytochrome c oxidase subunit 3, which yields MEMGMSLQEHNDRKAKSYKMLLWFGMISMFMMFAGLTSAYVVSTSRPDWLNDFVLPNAFIISTAVIILSSITFHMAKNAMKKGNRELTTTLLLVTLGLGIGFVAAQFYGFSQVIAEGYYFTGAESTVTTSFLYIVAVLHLAHLFAGIIVLLIVIYNHFKQKYNSSQTLGIELGAMFWHFLDILWVYLFLFFYFY from the coding sequence ATGGAAATGGGAATGTCGTTACAAGAACACAATGATAGAAAAGCAAAATCATACAAAATGCTTCTATGGTTTGGAATGATTAGTATGTTTATGATGTTTGCGGGGCTTACCAGTGCCTATGTAGTGAGTACATCGCGCCCTGACTGGCTTAACGACTTTGTGTTACCTAACGCTTTTATAATAAGTACAGCTGTTATTATACTAAGTAGTATTACATTTCATATGGCAAAAAATGCGATGAAAAAGGGTAACAGAGAACTTACTACAACGCTATTATTAGTTACACTTGGTTTAGGGATAGGGTTTGTGGCTGCTCAGTTTTATGGCTTTTCTCAGGTTATAGCAGAAGGATATTATTTTACAGGAGCAGAGAGTACTGTTACTACATCATTTTTATATATTGTAGCAGTGCTACACTTGGCACACCTTTTTGCAGGAATTATAGTGTTACTTATTGTAATTTATAATCATTTTAAACAAAAATACAATTCCTCACAAACCCTTGGAATAGAGTTAGGTGCAATGTTCTGGCATTTTCTCGATATTTTATGGGTTTACTTGTTTTTATTTTTCTATTTCTATTAA
- the cyoE gene encoding heme o synthase, translating into MNATENKVSLKSIFADFVAITKARLAISVVFSSVAGYLLGFSEFYPFSWVTLILLTIGGYCMVGASNVFNQIIEKELDALMDRTKNRPLPSGKISARNAFLLGSALTILGIGILYSINPKTAMFGAISIFLYTSIYTPLKRITPLSVFVGAFPGAIPFMLGWVAATNDFGIEAGTLFLVQFFWQFPHFWAIGWFLFDDYKKAGFFMLPTGKKDKKTALQTILYTVWLIIASLLPVTGFTGSLKLSYVSAGIVFLLGLWMLVYAVKLYKQMDAKAARKLMLVSVSYISLLQVIYVLDKFIR; encoded by the coding sequence TTGAACGCTACAGAAAATAAGGTTTCCCTAAAGTCAATTTTTGCAGATTTTGTTGCAATAACCAAAGCCAGACTCGCTATTAGTGTAGTGTTTTCGTCTGTTGCAGGGTACTTGTTGGGCTTTTCAGAGTTTTATCCTTTTAGTTGGGTAACACTTATACTACTTACTATTGGTGGTTACTGTATGGTAGGAGCATCTAATGTTTTTAATCAAATTATAGAGAAAGAACTCGATGCCCTTATGGATAGGACAAAAAATCGTCCTTTGCCTTCAGGTAAAATATCAGCACGAAACGCTTTTTTGTTAGGTTCGGCTTTAACTATTTTGGGTATTGGTATACTGTATAGTATTAATCCTAAAACGGCTATGTTTGGAGCTATATCTATATTTCTATACACTAGTATATATACTCCTCTAAAAAGAATAACACCACTATCGGTATTTGTAGGGGCGTTTCCTGGTGCTATACCGTTTATGTTAGGTTGGGTTGCTGCGACTAATGATTTTGGTATCGAAGCAGGAACACTATTTTTAGTGCAGTTCTTTTGGCAATTCCCTCACTTTTGGGCTATTGGCTGGTTTTTATTTGACGATTATAAAAAAGCAGGATTTTTTATGTTACCTACAGGTAAAAAAGATAAAAAGACTGCTCTACAAACTATACTCTATACCGTTTGGCTTATTATAGCCTCATTATTACCTGTTACAGGTTTTACAGGTAGCCTAAAACTCAGTTATGTTTCGGCTGGAATTGTTTTCTTATTAGGGTTATGGATGTTGGTATATGCAGTAAAGTTATACAAACAAATGGATGCTAAGGCAGCGCGCAAGCTAATGCTTGTAAGTGTGTCTTATATTTCGTTGTTGCAGGTAATATATGTTTTAGATAAATTTATTCGATAA
- the deoC gene encoding deoxyribose-phosphate aldolase, whose product MKLKQYLDTTYLKTATQAGLTEAENLEVVKALVAEAIQEDFKLVMIRPEMVAMAKEMIVATESKVGVGTVIDFPEGRGDLQEKLQEAQTAINDGADELDFVVDYTAFKEGKITEVKQQVLECTRLGLDNEKVIKWIIEVAALNEPQIVQLSALIKNVVLSNFEEKNYQNVFVKSSTGFYITDDDKPNGATQAAITLMLENSFPLPVKAAGGVRTYDEAMQMIALGVKRIGTSSAGAIVKGGSGQNDY is encoded by the coding sequence ATGAAATTAAAACAATACCTAGATACTACTTATTTAAAAACTGCAACACAGGCAGGACTTACAGAGGCTGAGAATCTTGAAGTAGTTAAGGCGCTTGTAGCCGAAGCAATACAAGAAGATTTTAAGTTAGTAATGATACGACCCGAAATGGTAGCAATGGCTAAAGAGATGATAGTAGCTACTGAGTCAAAAGTAGGAGTGGGTACTGTAATTGATTTTCCAGAAGGCAGGGGTGATTTACAAGAAAAATTGCAAGAAGCACAAACTGCTATTAATGACGGTGCTGATGAGCTTGATTTTGTAGTAGATTATACGGCTTTTAAAGAAGGTAAAATAACTGAGGTTAAACAACAAGTGCTTGAGTGTACTCGTCTTGGTTTAGATAATGAAAAAGTTATAAAATGGATTATAGAAGTGGCTGCACTTAATGAGCCACAAATAGTGCAACTGAGTGCCTTGATAAAAAATGTAGTACTATCTAACTTTGAAGAAAAAAATTACCAAAATGTATTTGTTAAATCATCTACTGGTTTTTATATAACCGATGATGATAAGCCTAATGGTGCGACACAAGCAGCTATTACATTAATGTTAGAAAACTCATTTCCGTTACCAGTAAAAGCTGCGGGAGGAGTAAGAACATATGATGAAGCTATGCAAATGATAGCGCTAGGAGTAAAAAGAATAGGTACATCATCTGCTGGAGCAATAGTAAAAGGCGGTAGCGGACAAAATGACTATTAA
- a CDS encoding VanZ family protein, with protein sequence MEKLGSVNDIEFPNKDKYGHFIFYFIFTLLWYGYINLKSSVSAKRARLISVFLAFTYGTVVEISQGLFTQGREADIMDVVFNTLGSITAIICVLLLQKSKK encoded by the coding sequence ATGGAAAAACTGGGAAGTGTTAATGATATTGAATTCCCTAATAAAGATAAATACGGACATTTTATATTCTATTTTATATTTACCTTATTATGGTATGGTTATATAAACCTTAAGAGTAGTGTTAGTGCGAAGCGCGCAAGACTCATTTCGGTTTTTTTAGCCTTTACATATGGTACAGTTGTAGAAATATCACAAGGCTTATTTACACAAGGAAGAGAGGCCGATATTATGGATGTCGTTTTTAATACCCTTGGCAGTATAACTGCAATAATATGTGTATTACTGCTGCAAAAGAGCAAAAAATAA
- the gcvH gene encoding glycine cleavage system protein GcvH: MNIPAELKYTKDHEWVKIEGDIATVGITDFAQKELGDIVYVEVETLDQTLDKDEVFGTVEAVKTVSDLFLPLSGEIIEFNEELETTPENVNTDPYGAGWMVKVKISNLDDVTELLSDEKYKELIGA; encoded by the coding sequence ATGAATATACCTGCAGAATTAAAGTACACTAAAGACCACGAGTGGGTTAAAATTGAAGGTGACATTGCAACAGTTGGTATTACTGACTTTGCACAAAAAGAACTTGGAGATATTGTATATGTAGAAGTGGAAACACTAGACCAGACACTTGATAAAGATGAAGTTTTCGGTACGGTAGAAGCTGTAAAAACAGTATCTGATCTTTTTTTACCATTGAGTGGTGAAATCATCGAATTTAACGAAGAGCTTGAAACTACACCAGAGAATGTAAATACAGATCCTTATGGTGCTGGATGGATGGTAAAAGTGAAAATATCTAACCTTGATGATGTAACCGAGCTACTAAGCGACGAAAAATATAAAGAGCTTATTGGTGCGTAG